The stretch of DNA ACACTGGAGCCCGCAGCGCCAGTCTATGATGATCGAGGCGAGCGATGCCGCGCTGCGCCGCCATGGCCTCTCGACCGTGATCGCCGCCAGCGACGAGACCAATTCGCACACCTTCCTGCGCGACTGGGCGGGCTGGAGCCCGGCTGCTCGCGCCAAGGTGGGCCAGCTCAACGTCCATTCCTATGGCACCGTCCACCAGACTGCCGTGCGCGATATCGCCACCGCCAGCGGCATCCGCCTGTGGATGAGCGAGAACGACACCCCGCTTTCGGGCGATCCCGAGACTTACACCGGCATGGCCTCGCCGCTGGCCTTCGCCGAGCATGTGGTGCTCGACCTCAAGCGGCTGGAGCCGTCGGCGTGGGTATTCTGGCAGGCGGTGGAAAATATCAGCGGCGGCAACGGCAAGCCTAGCTCGAACTGGGGGCTGGTGAAGGCCGACATGGCCTCTCCCGCCAGCGGGCCGCACCAGATTCATGTGACGGGCAAATACTGGGCGATGGCGCAGTTCAGCCGCTATATCCGGCCCGGCGACCGGCTGATCCCGGTGGACGACATGGATACGGCAGGTGCGCTTTCACCCGATGGCAGGCGGCTGGTGATGGTCCATGTCAACGCGGGGCTCTCGCCACGAAAGCTGGAACTGCCCAGGGGGTGGCGCGTGAGCATGGTCGTGACCGATGCGACGCATCAGGCGACGTGCATGGCGGGGACGACGGTGCCCTCACGCGCGATTGCGACACTGGTGCTGACAAAGGGCAGCGAGAAGGGGCCTTGCGTATGAGGCGGGCGCTGATCGCGTCGGCCCCGGTCGCGCTGGTATTGGCGGGCCTCGGCGCTTCGCTGGCCGCCGGTGCCTCGCCTCCTCGCGTGTCCAGCGCTAAGGCCGCACCGCTGCGCCTGCCCGACATGCCGCTGCACGATCCGTGGATCGTTGCCGACAAGGCGAGTGGGACGTACTACCTCTACACCAGCAACATCGCGAAGATGAGCGGCGATCCGCGCCTCGGCATCATGGTCTATACCAGTCGCGATCTGGCGCACTGGACCCGCCCGCGCGTGGTTTTTGCGCTGCCGAAGGATAGCTGGGCCAACGAGGGCGCCTGGGCACCCGAAGTGCATCGCTGGAAGGGGCGCTGGTATCTCTTCGCGACGTTCTACAACGATGCCAAGACCTTGCCGGTGACGCGGGATGGCAGCGGCGTGGAGCGGCACCCGGTGCGGCGCTCGACGCTGCTCGCCTCGGCGGACAGCCTCTCTGGCCCGTTCTCGCTGCGAAACGATGGCACACCGCTGGTCGATCCGTCCACGATGACGCTAGACGGCACGCTTTATGTCGATCCCAAGGGCAAGCCATGGCTGGTCTATGCGCACGAGTGGGTGCAGGTGGGCGATGGGACCATCGAGGCGATGCCGCTGAGCGACCGCCTGACCTCTGCCGGGCCTTCGCGCGTGCTGTTCCATGCCTCGTCCGGCCCCTGGGTGAAGCGCCCCGATGCCGGGCAGCCCGGCGTTTATGTCACCGATGGCCCGGAGCTGTTCCAGACCCGCACCGGCAGGCTGCTGATGCTATGGTCGAGCTACGATCCGAACGGCTACGTGCAGGGCCTTGCGCGCTCGACAACCGGGCAGATCGAGGGGCCGTGGGAGCAGCTTCCCCGCTGGTACGGCAGGACAGCGGCCACGGCATGCTGTTCCGCCGCTTCGACGGCACGCTGATGATGGTGGTCCATCGACCTTTCAGGAACGCGCGCGGCAAGCTCTACGAGATGCGCGATGCGGGCGACCGGGTAGAGGTCGTGCGTGAGCGGACCGACTGGGACGGCGGCTGATCGGCTCCCCCAAGCGAGCCTGACTTCACGTCCCCGATCAGACGTGAATATCGATGTAGTCCGTCAGGTCGTCGCACCACTCGAAATCGCGCAGGCGGTAATAGGGGCGGTTCTGGGTGATGGCGAAGCGCCAGGTCTTGTCCTTGGTGCAGCGGCGCCCCTTGTCGGGCGTGCTGTCGATCGAGATCAGGCCCTTGAAGGTGAAGTAGTCCTTGCCGATCTCGGTGATCGTGCCGTCGAGGAACAGGCGCCCCGGCCCGCCCGCCTGCGCCTGTGCGCCGCGCAGCCGCCACTCGTCGCCTTTCGGCGTGCCGACGCGGGTGATGACGGCACTGCCGCGCGTGTTCCAGTCGATCCACTGGAGCGTGAGGCCGGTGTTGCGCAGCAGCTTTTCCGCGCTGGCCTGATCGAGCACGCGCGTCGCTTCCGGAGCAGGGCGATGAAGAGCGCTTGCAGGCGCGCCTGCCGATGATTGAGCGGGGGCCGGAGCCGGGATCTGCGCCATGGCGATGACGGGAATTGCCGACGCGATCGCGAGGCAGGACAGCAGGCAGGTCGGAATCGAATGGCGCATGATGATCATCTGTAACTGATTGTCGCAAACCCGCACAGATGCCTTTGCGTGCATTTCTGTGCTCTTTTGTTGACAGTGTCGCCGCCGCGGGCAATTGCCGCAGCAACGGTAATGGATTTCTGCCGGGCATTGGCGCTTTCACAAGGAAAGCCGTGCCGAACCGCCCTTGCAAGGGACGATGATTCCTGACTGTCGCCATCCGGCGAGAAGGAGGAATCGTGCGTGCTTCGTTTGCCAACCTGATCCAGTCCCTGCATGCCGCGCTGTCGCTGGCCGACAATGGCCGCCATGTCGTGCGCGCCATGCGCTGGGCACTGTTGCTGGGTCCGATGGCGGCAGCGGTGGGCTCCTTGTGCGCCGCCTTCCTGTGGAGCCTCGAAGCTGTAACGCGCCTGCGCTTCGAGCATCCCTGGCTGCTCTATCTGCTGCCGCTGGGCGGTGCGCTGGTTGCCGGGCTCTATCGCTTCTGGGGCGGACGCGCCGAGGGCGGCAACAACCTGATCGTCGAGCAGATCCACGAGCCGGGCGGCGGCGTGCCCCTGCGCATGGCGCCGCTGGTGTTCCTCGGCACGATCGTCACGCACCTGCTGGGCGGCTCGGCGGGGCGCGAGGGGACGGCGGTGCAACTGGGCGGAAGCCTGGCAGGCACGCTGTGCCGCTGGCTGAAGCTCGATGCGCCCGCCACGCGCCTGCTGCTGATGGGCGGGGTCGCTGCCGGGTTCGGCGCAGTGTTCGGCACGCCGCTCGCGGGCGCGGTCTTCGCGCTCGAAGTGCTGATGGTGGGCCGCGTCGAGTATGCCGCGCTCGGCCCCTGCCTGTTCGCCGCACTGGTGGGGGACTGGATCTGCCGCGCTTGGGGCATTGAACACATGCCCTATCATATCCTTACATCAGTTATCTCCAGTGGTTTCGAGATGGAACCGCTACTGCTCGCCAAATGCGTGGCGGCAGGCGTGGCGTTCGGCCTCGCCGGGCTGCTGTTTGCCGAGGCGAACCATGTGCTCAGCGGGTTCCTCAAGCGCGGCATCCCCAATTCGATGCTTCGCGCAGCCATTGGCGGCCTTGCCGTGATCGCGCTCGTCTTCGCTTTCGGGACGCGTGACTATCTGGGCCTTGGCGTCATGAGCGCAACGCCGGGCGGGCTCTCCATCTCCAGCTTCTTCGCAGGCCCGCAGGGACAGCTCGACTGGGCGATGAAGCTGCTGTTCACTGTCGTGACGCTGAGCGCCGGATACAAGGGCGGCGAGGTGACGCCGCTGTTCTTCATCGGCGCCGCGCTCGGCAATGCACTGGGGCAGGCGATGGGCGCGCCGGTGGACCTGTTCGCGGGTCTCGGCTTCGTCGCCGTCTTTGCAGGCGCCGCCAATACGCCAATGGCCTGCGTGCTGATGGGCATCGAACTGTTCGGTGCCGCCCACGCCGTGCCGATCACGGTGGCCTGCTTTACTGCTTACCTGTGTTCGGGCCACAACGGCATCTACCTCTCGCAACGGGTCGCCGTGCCCAAATCCCGCCGCCGCGCGCTGGCGCCTGCCGTCACCTTGCGCGAGGCACGGGTGCGGGAAGGGTGAGGAAATTATTCAACCGCTCGCATTGGCGTGATACCAGAAGGCCATGCCGGAAAAACGTCATCGATCTCCGTAGGAAAAGAAGGCTCTGAGCCTGAAATTCGACCGCCGTAATACTTTCGGCGAAAGCAGGCAGGCTGCGCGCAAGGCGATCCCGTTGCGCAAGGCACTGGATAGCCGCCGCGTCCGGCATGAGAATAACCAAGCGTTGGCGCAGGCCTTGTCCGGGGACGAGGCCTCTCTGGATCTGACGGAAAGCTCGGCGAGGCAGAATATCGCTCGTATCGGCGGTTGGAAGAAGACGCCGGACACGCCTCTGGGACAGGCTATCGACCGTGCCTTGAAACGAAGAGCGCGCCGCTCCTAATCCAGCGCCCGTTTTTCATAGATCGTGGCGATGCTTTGCCCGTCCCAGACGTAGCACAAGTGCCGCTCTTGCCGGCAGGCGGTGAGCAAGCGGGGGCGGAAGACGGCGGCGCATTCGCCGGTGTTGTCGCGGACCGAGCGATAGACGATGCCGTCGGCCCCTGCATCGCGTAGCCCCCGCGCGAACACTTGCGAGGCGGCGTAGTCGTCCTTCGCATAGAGCCAAGGCTGTGGCTCCTCCAGCGCGCGGATATCGTGCAGGCCGGCGGCAAGATCGACGGCGTAGACGCGCATGTCGATCTCCTGCGCGGGTTCGGCAGTGGCGGCGAGGAACGCGGCGCGGTGAAAGCGCGTCTCGGCGATGGCGGTCTCCACTGAGCGGGCCGCATAGAATACGCCATAGGTGCCATCGGCAAAGCGATCGCCCTGCCGGTTGATGTGGGTGAAGGCGGCCATGATCGCGGACGAGCCGGGGCCGGAGACGCGATCTTCGGGCGGCACTTGCGACAGGTCGCCCGCCTCTTCGCGCAGGCGGTCGTTGGTCAACGCTTCGATGGCATAGACCGCTTCGAGATCGGCCGGATCGGTGACGGCCTCGAACAGCGAGATCGGCGGGAAACGGCTGGGAATGATCCGATAGCACGGCGTCCAGCGGACCGGCGTGACGGGTATGTCCTCGGGTATGGTCATTGCGCGTTTGGTTCAGCCCCGCTGCGCATCGACATACTGGCGCACCACGTAAAGGTCGGCGACCTGCCCAGAAAGCATGCGCTCCAGCGCCGAACGCCCGCCGAACGGCGCGGCGCTGTTGGGCTTGCGCACCCAGTCATCGGCGGTCTGCGGCAGCAGGACGTGCAGCCCCTTGTAGATGCCCATGACGTAGGAAATCCGCTCCAGCGCATCTTTCGACAGAGCCGAGACCGCGCCGCGCTTCCACGATTGCAGGGTCGAGCGACTGTCGAGCCCCAGCAGGCGCATCTGCTCCGCCTCCTTCAGGCCCCAGGCTTCAGCGATCCGGAAGAAGGTGCGCAGCGCCGGGCCGGTCAGATCCTTGCGCGAAAACGCCTTTGCCGGAGCGGCATCGGCGACAGGGGCGGGGGCAGCGGCATGGGGGCGGGCATGACTGGCCATGATCGGATTATCCTTCCAAGCCCAATATGTTCATTATCTGAACATTCGTCAAGATCATGCCCAAAATGCGATCATCCGTAGCGCGCCATGGTGAAGCGGGCGGTGGCCGAATGGCGGCGCGCGCCGGTCAGCAGTTCCTCGGCCCACAGTTCGACCATGACCACTGCGCCGTTGTCCGAGGCGGACTGGATGCGGGTGACAAGCTCGACCATCTCGCCCGCGCGGATCGGTTCGCGAAAGTCGATACGGTCGGACGCGGCCATGATCATCGGCTGACGCGTGGCGCGGGTGGAGGCGACGAACGCCGCCTTGCCCATCATCTTGAGCGCCTCGCCGCCGAACAGCGTGTTGTAGTGATTGGTCGACTGCGGAAACACCATCTCGACCATGTGCAGGTTGTCGGGCGCTTCCTCGACATCGGGCTCCTCGACCAGCGGGGGCAGCGGCAGGCGGGTATCGGGGCCTTTGACGGCGACCATCGTGAACAGCCCGCGCGTGCAGCGGCGACGCTCGGCAGTGAGAGGCTCCTCGGCGAAGACTTCCACCTCGACGTCGAGCGAGCTGTTGCCCACACGCACGACGCGGCCCGTCACCTCGATCAGATCGCCGATGCGGCCCGGCGCCTCGAAATCGATCCGTTCAGACCGCGCAGTGACGAAGGGCGCGCGGCCATGCCGGGTGGCGGCAAAGAAGGCCACCTTGTCCATATGCGCCAGCGCGACGCCACCGAACAGCGTGCCGTGGTGGTTGGTCTCGCCGGGAAAGATCGTGTCGATCAGGCGCACCGGGCGGTCAATGACGATGGGGGAGGGGCTCTCGGTCATGGTGCGCGCAAGGCCATGGATAGGCATCGATTGCAAGTGCGGATTGTGCAGTCGCCGATGTGTCTCCATCAGGCGGAACGGACGCGATGGCGCGGTTCAGGCGGCGCAGGCAGCGGGCATGATCTCGGCAATCGGCATGGGCCGGGCAAAGAGATAGCCCTGCCCGTACTCGCAGCCCATTTCGGAAAGGCGGGCGCGCTGGGCCTCGGTTTCGATCCCTTCGGCCACCACCGGCTTGTTCAGCGCCTTGCCGAGGCCAATGATCGCCCGCACGATCGCCTCGCTCTGGCCATCGTCCTCGAACAGCCCGAAGGTGAACGAACGGTCGATCTTGAGCACATCGAAGGGCAGCGTCTTCAGGTGGATCAGCGAGGCATAGCCGGTGCCGAAATCGTCCAACGCCAGATGCACGCCCGCAGCGTGAAGCACCTTGAGCGCCTCCACGGTCTGGCTCATCGCCTGGTCCAGCACGACCTGTTCGGTCACTTCCACACAGAGCCGCTGCGGGGCGATGCCGTTCTCGCGCAGGCGTGCCAGCAGCCGGTTGGCCGCATGCGGTCCATCGAGTTGTGCGGCATTGAGATTGACGCAAAGCCGTCCAATCCGTTCGGGATGATCGCGCATGGCCGCCATTGCGAGGTCGATGACGTGCTTCTGCACTTCGACGCCGACCGTGCGATCGTCGAGCATCTCGCCGAAGGTGGCAGGCGTCATCATCCCGTGCACAGGATGCTGCCAGCGCAGCAGCGCCTCATGCGATGTGATGAGGCCTGAGGCCATGTCGATGATCGGCTGCAGGTGCAGCGAGAACTCGCCGCGCGCGATGCCCTGCGCGGCTTCCTGCCCGAAGCTCAGCCGCTGGTCGAGTGCGGCGCGCAATTCCGGCTGATAGCCAACCAGTCTGCGACGCCCGTGCTGCTTAGCGGCATAGAGCGCGAGGTCGGCGTTCTTGACCAGCAGTTCGCCGTCGGTGCCATCTGTCGGGCAGCAGGCGCGACCGATGCTCAGCGACAGCGTCCAGGCCCTGCCGTTGTGAACCAGTGCGGTGCCCTGCAAGGCTTCGAGCGCCTGCTCGACCAGATCGGCGCAGGCTCTGGCGCCGGGGACGAGGATGGCAAACTCATCGCCACCGGTCCGTGCCACAAGCGCTCCGTTTCCGGCAGCAGAGATGAGGCCGCGGGCAACATTCTCCAGCAGCATGTCGCCGCCGTCATGGCCAAGCCGGTCGTTCGCTTCTTTGAGGTGATCGACGTCGATCAGCATCAGGGTGAAGGGCGCACCGTTAGCGGTTTCACCCAGAGCGCGCAGTTCGGCATGAAAGGCAGCCCGATTGCCAAGGCCGGTGAGAAAATCGGTCTGCGCTGCGCGGCGATAGGATTCGCGTTCGACTTCTGCGGTATGCCGCTCATGCTCGGCGCGGTCACGCTCGCGCCCGAGCAGCCGGAAGCGGTCGGCGATCGCCAGCGAAAGCGCCACGCACTCGAAGCCCAGAGCGACGAAAGTGCCCATGTCGATCGTGTCGTCCTGCAGCGCGATGCCAAAATTGCGTGCCACGCGCAGGATGAACACCGCCAGCACCGGGGTCCATCCGATCAGATAGAACCACACCACGCGACTGCGGCGCCGGATGGCGATGACCACGCCTGCGCCAAGACACACAGCACTCGCCACGAAGACGATATTGAGCCAGCGGTCCATCGTCAGCGCGTTCGGGGCTACCCCGATCGCGGTGAGGGCCCCCAAAGCAAAATTGATGAGCGCCAGCCAGCGCCCGGCGCGGATCAATCCGCGCGGCAGGATTCCTGCTTCGATCACGGTCAGGAAGAACATGTTGCCACAGGCGATCAGGGCGGAGACGAACAGGTAGTCCATGCGCACGGCTAGCGGTCCGACCAGATCGGGCAGGACGTATGCAGCCATGTTGGTCCAGATGAGGCCATATCCCAGTGCACATATGCACCACACCAGATACCAGCGCTGGAACGCCGCGCGTTGCCCGAGATAGATCAGCAGGTTGTAGGCAAAGGCGGACAGGATGGCCCCGATGAACATTCCCATCAGGCACAGCCACAAGCCGTTCAGCCGCAAGGCGGAGGCCGGGCTGGCGGCGGAAATCTTGCGCATCAGCGAGAGATCGTCGAGCCGTTGGTAACCGACGTAGAGGGCGCTGATATTGTGCCCCGGATGCGCCATGGCGATGCGCATCGTGCCACCCAGCATCCAGCGCGAGCCCGTCTGGCCGGGCAGGATCGTCTCGCTGGTGGTTTCGCCCGAATCCAGCACAGTCATGACGGTCAAGCGGGAATGGCGGGTCTGATCCAGCAACAGTTGCCAGTTTTGCGGCATCGCGCGCAAGGCCTGCGGATCGCGCAGCTTCAGCCAGACCCAGCCGTTGGCGTAGCTGTCGTGCGCTGGCACCTTGGAACAGTCGTACCGAAGCGTGGACACGGTAACCGCGTTCACCTGCATATCGAGCGGCGCCGTTGCATAGCACACGTCCTGCCGCAGGCGCACGATGCCCGCCTGCGCGGGCGTAAGCCACGCGAACGCCGTTGCCAGCACCGACATTACGAACAAGACCCAACGCATCAAGACTGACCCCAAAGTCAATCAAACCCTAACCAAAATCCCGGTATAAAAGGTTAATGAAATTTGTGGCGAGTGCTTCATGGAGCCGGAAGCCAAAGCCGCAACATTGCCACCAGAGGAAAACTTTTACGATGCTCGAGAGCCACCGTCCTGCGCGTGCTCCGTACGCCGGCGCATCGGCGCTTGCGTTCGACGGGGCTCTATGGCCTTGAGGTACACCTATGGCACTTTACCCCGAAGGCGTTGGTTAAGTGCCACAGCTGGTTAATGCGTCAATCAGTGCGACTCGGCAGATTTTGGGGATTCACAAGGGATTCGCAGTGTGCTTGAATCCGCAACATGATCCAGCCTGACCTCTTTTCGCCGCTGCCCTCGGCCATGGTTCCGGCGCCCTCGCCGAAAAGTGGTGCTCCGGGAGAAGGGCATCCCCGGCAAAGTGCCACGCATGGCAGATCCGGCCGGACAAGCATTTCTCCCGCGGAACGTCGGCTCGACATGCCGGGCATTCTCGAACGATTGAGCCGGGACTGCGAGCGTCCGCGCTATTGCTTCATGGTGCTGAACCTGATTGTGCAAGCGGCGGCCCGTACTGGTTCGGCAGGCCCGTGGGTCCGAGACGGTGAGCGCAATGTCCCGGTGCGTGACTGGCTGTGCGAAGCGCTCGCCCCGGTCGCCCAGCGCGATCCGCGTCGATTGGCGATTTCGGGCCGGGTTCGCGCCGAACTGGAAGCAAAGGGGGAAATGCCCGGTGATCCGGAGGCGGCGGTTCGCGCCATCGAGGAAGGCGTTGCCGAGCGTATTCGACTGTCGGGGCGAACGAATGTCAGCCGTGCCGTCTCGCAGCTTGTGCGCGCCGGGCTCGTGCGACGGCATTATCAGGGTTACCGTGTGGATCATGCCAATCGCGGCGCCCAGCGGCAGGCGGTCTACACGGTGAGCGACGAGGTTCGCCGGGCAATGCGCGCCGGATAGGCCTGAACCAGCCAAAGCGGAACTGGCTCAGCGACCTGCTTCACGCTTTATGTGCAGGCCCCTGTCTATTCCCTTGAGTGCAAATGCATCCTGTGCGAACGAGGGGCACCTGTTTCCCCGTATCTGCGGGGAGTGGTCAGGCTTCGCTCCTGCCGGCGTATTCCGGAAAAACTCTTCGGCAGGGGCGATTAGCTTTGCGAGAGGGCTGGCATCGCCGGTTCCCCTCTCGCGCTGTTACTTTTCATGCGCTTGCTGCTCAGATGGCCTCGGGGATCAGTCGACCATGCGCCAGCGCAGCGTCTCGCCGGCATGGAACGGCACAAGATCGATCCCCCCTTCGACGATCTTTTCCGGTACGGCCACATCGACCCGTTCCAGCGTGACAGTGCCCTCGTTCAACGGCAGCCCGTAGAAGCGCGGGCCGTGCTCGGAGGCGAAGCCTTCCAGACGGTCCAGCACACCTTCGTCCTCGAACACCTGCGCGTAGCTTTCAAGCGCATAAGGGGCATTGAAGATGCCCGCGCAGCCGCAGGCCGATTCCTTGCGGTCGATCGAATGCGGGGCGCTGTCGGTGCCCAGGAAGAACTTGGGCGAGCCCGAGACCACGGCCTTGCGCACGGCAAGGCGATGCTGCTCGCGCTTGGCGACCGGCAGGCAGTAGGCGTGCGGACGGATGCCGCCGTCGAAGATCGCGTTGCGGTTGATGATCGCGTGCTGCGGCGTGACGGTGGCGGCGATCTGCGGGCCGCTGGCGTTCACGAAATCCACGGCATCAGCGGTAGTGATGTGCTCCAGAACGATCTTCAGTGCCGGATAGTCACGCACAAGCGGCGTCAGGATGCGCTCGATGAACACGGCCTCGCGGTCGAAGATATCGACTTCGCGATCGGTGACTTCGCCATGGATCAGCAGCGGCATGCCGATGCGCTGCATGGTTTCCAGCACGTCCGTCAGCGCGCGAATATCGGTGACGCCATGGGCGGAATTGGTGGTGGCGTGCGCCGGGTAAAGCTTGCAGGCGGCGAACACCCCGGTTTCGTAACCGCGCGCGATTTCGGCGGCGTCCGCGCTATCCGTCAGATAGCAGGTCATCAGCGGCGTGAAGGCGGCACCTTGCGGCAGCGCTGCGAGGATACGGTCGCGATAGGCGGCGGCTGCATCCACTGTCGTGACCGGCGGTGAGAGGTTCGGCATCACGATCGCACGGGCGAACTGGCGTGCGGTATGGTTGGCGACCGCGCGTAGCATTTCGCCGTCGCGCAGGTGAACATGCCAGTCGTCGGGGCGGCGGATCGTGAGCGTGGTGGTCATGGAACGCCCCCTTAGACGCTCGCACGCTCAGCGTCGAGATGGACCGTGGGAATAGGGCGTCCTGATCGGGCGTGGATCAGGCCATGGGAGGGGCCATGGGAGGGGAAAGCAAAGGGCGTGACATTCCTGCGACGGGCCGCCGAAAAATGCCGCAAGTAGCATATGCAACCATTTACATATTGCAGACACACGCTCTATGCGCCCTCGAAATATATCAGAACATATACAGCGAGAGTTGCCATGATCCCGAATTTGACGTCCCGAAAAGCCGCCATTCTGGGTGGTACGCTGGCAGGAATACTCGCCCTGCCTTCGCTGGCATTCGCGCAGTCGGATGAGGCAAGCTCGGCAACGCCGCACGGTTCGGAAATCATCGTAACCGGGCAGGGCGCCTATGGCGCGATTCCCGTCTGGTCGGCACCGAAGGCCGATCTCGGCCCGCTGGGCGACAAGGACGTGCTCGATACCCCCGCCTCGGTCACGACGGTTCCCGAAAGCCTGATCGTCAACATGCAGGCGCGGACAGTGAACGACACGCTGCGCTATCTCCCTTCGGTGCAGATCCGCGACCAGCAGGGGCTGGAAGTCTCGCGTCCGCAATCGCGCGGGTTCCAGAGCAGCATTGCGCAGGATACCCGGCTCGATGGCCTCAACGTGATCGGCACCACCGCCATCGCAGCGGAAAACCTGGGCGGCATCCAGGTGCTCAACGGTCTTTCCGGCGCGCTCTACGGCCCGCAGTCGCCCGCCGGGGTGTTCGATTACCAGCTCAAGCGCCCCACGGCGGCACCGATGCTGCGCGTGATCGGCAGCTTCGACCAGCAGGGCCTGTGGACCGGTGCCGTCGACGCCTCGAACCATTCCGATGTCGTGGGCGTGCGGTTCAACGCGCTGCACGGTGAGGGCGAGAGTTGGGTGGACGGCAGCCATGCCAACCGCACGCTGATCGCGCTTGACAGCGACGTTCACATCGACAGCCGCACCGTGCTGGAACTCGATGGCAGCTATTACCGCACGCAGGCCTATGGCCTTCCGGGCAGCATCGTCTACTTCAACCCGCAGTCCGTGCTGCTGCCTGCCGCCATGGACGCGACGCGCAAGGGCTATGGTCAGCCGGGTGCGGGGACCGACCTCAAGACCGCGACCGGCCTTGCCAAGCTGCGTCACGACTTCGGCAATGGCTGGAAGTTCGAGATCGGCGGGCTGTATCAGAATGCCGACCGTGGCCTTTACGGCATCACCAACACGCTGACGGATAACAGTGGCGATTATACCGTCACCAAGAACTTCACCGCCGTCTCGCGCTTCAATATTGTCAGCAACACCGCGTCGCTGACCGGCAGCGTGACGCTGCTGGGCCTCAAGAACGACCTGTCGCTGGGCACCAACGGTTTCGTGCTGGGTCAGTACAACAACCGCAACTCGATCGCGGTGACGCTGGGCACCTCGAACCTCTCCGATCCTGCGATCCTGCCCGAGAAGGCGACCCCGGCAACCGGCGGGCGCTACAAGAGCGGCAGGATGTTCGTGCAGTCGATCGTGACGGCGGACACCGTGCATTTCACCGACCAGATCTCACTCCAGGCGGTGATGAGCACCTCGTTCCTGACATCCAGCAGCTATAATGCGGCGGGCACGCGTACCAGCCACGACAGCGAAAGCGGTGTGTTGAGCCCCACCGTCAGCCTGCTCTACAAGCCGCTGAACAATGTAACGCTCTATGCGACATATGCCAGCAACGTCGAGCAAGGCGAGACCGCACCTTCCGGCACCGCGAACGCGAACGAGATCCTCAGCCCCTACCGCGACCGGCAGGTGGAGATCGGCGCGAAATATACACCGCTGCCCGGTTTCCTCATCACCGCGACGGGTTTCCGCATGACCCGTCCGCTGGCGCAGACGGATGCGACCACGAACATCTTCGCGGTCGTCGGCACGCAGCGCAACTGGGGCGCGGAGCTGTTCGGGCAGGGCGAGGTGACGCCTGCACTCAGCCTGCTGGGCGGCGTGACCTATCTCGATGCGCGTCTGGTCGATGCCATCGTGCCGGGCACCGACGACGGCCGCGTGGTGGGTGTGCCGCACTGGAAATCGGACCTGACGGCAGACTATCACCCGGCCTTCGCCAAGGGCTTTGCGGTTACCGGCACGCTGCATTACGAAAGCAACCGCGCAGCGACCAACATCGGCAACAGCTATGCCCCGGCCTTCGCCACGGTGGACCTTGGCGCGCGCTACGCCGCGCACTGGTTCGGGCATGACGAGGTGGCGCGCCTGAACGTCATCAACGTGGGCGACAAGCGCTATTACTCGTCGATCGCGGACGGCAACATCGTCGGCAGTCCGGGCGCGAACACCGCCTACCTCGGCGCACCGCGCACGGTCATGGCCAGCATCGAGGTGGACCTGTAAGCGAAACCTCAGTCCGGATAGGCTTCCGCCAGCGCCGTCAGGCGTTGGCGGATGTCCGCCGGCAATTCTACGGGATCG from Novosphingobium sp. 9 encodes:
- a CDS encoding putative bifunctional diguanylate cyclase/phosphodiesterase yields the protein MSVLATAFAWLTPAQAGIVRLRQDVCYATAPLDMQVNAVTVSTLRYDCSKVPAHDSYANGWVWLKLRDPQALRAMPQNWQLLLDQTRHSRLTVMTVLDSGETTSETILPGQTGSRWMLGGTMRIAMAHPGHNISALYVGYQRLDDLSLMRKISAASPASALRLNGLWLCLMGMFIGAILSAFAYNLLIYLGQRAAFQRWYLVWCICALGYGLIWTNMAAYVLPDLVGPLAVRMDYLFVSALIACGNMFFLTVIEAGILPRGLIRAGRWLALINFALGALTAIGVAPNALTMDRWLNIVFVASAVCLGAGVVIAIRRRSRVVWFYLIGWTPVLAVFILRVARNFGIALQDDTIDMGTFVALGFECVALSLAIADRFRLLGRERDRAEHERHTAEVERESYRRAAQTDFLTGLGNRAAFHAELRALGETANGAPFTLMLIDVDHLKEANDRLGHDGGDMLLENVARGLISAAGNGALVARTGGDEFAILVPGARACADLVEQALEALQGTALVHNGRAWTLSLSIGRACCPTDGTDGELLVKNADLALYAAKQHGRRRLVGYQPELRAALDQRLSFGQEAAQGIARGEFSLHLQPIIDMASGLITSHEALLRWQHPVHGMMTPATFGEMLDDRTVGVEVQKHVIDLAMAAMRDHPERIGRLCVNLNAAQLDGPHAANRLLARLRENGIAPQRLCVEVTEQVVLDQAMSQTVEALKVLHAAGVHLALDDFGTGYASLIHLKTLPFDVLKIDRSFTFGLFEDDGQSEAIVRAIIGLGKALNKPVVAEGIETEAQRARLSEMGCEYGQGYLFARPMPIAEIMPAACAA
- the pyrC gene encoding dihydroorotase: MTTTLTIRRPDDWHVHLRDGEMLRAVANHTARQFARAIVMPNLSPPVTTVDAAAAYRDRILAALPQGAAFTPLMTCYLTDSADAAEIARGYETGVFAACKLYPAHATTNSAHGVTDIRALTDVLETMQRIGMPLLIHGEVTDREVDIFDREAVFIERILTPLVRDYPALKIVLEHITTADAVDFVNASGPQIAATVTPQHAIINRNAIFDGGIRPHAYCLPVAKREQHRLAVRKAVVSGSPKFFLGTDSAPHSIDRKESACGCAGIFNAPYALESYAQVFEDEGVLDRLEGFASEHGPRFYGLPLNEGTVTLERVDVAVPEKIVEGGIDLVPFHAGETLRWRMVD
- a CDS encoding TonB-dependent receptor — its product is MTSRKAAILGGTLAGILALPSLAFAQSDEASSATPHGSEIIVTGQGAYGAIPVWSAPKADLGPLGDKDVLDTPASVTTVPESLIVNMQARTVNDTLRYLPSVQIRDQQGLEVSRPQSRGFQSSIAQDTRLDGLNVIGTTAIAAENLGGIQVLNGLSGALYGPQSPAGVFDYQLKRPTAAPMLRVIGSFDQQGLWTGAVDASNHSDVVGVRFNALHGEGESWVDGSHANRTLIALDSDVHIDSRTVLELDGSYYRTQAYGLPGSIVYFNPQSVLLPAAMDATRKGYGQPGAGTDLKTATGLAKLRHDFGNGWKFEIGGLYQNADRGLYGITNTLTDNSGDYTVTKNFTAVSRFNIVSNTASLTGSVTLLGLKNDLSLGTNGFVLGQYNNRNSIAVTLGTSNLSDPAILPEKATPATGGRYKSGRMFVQSIVTADTVHFTDQISLQAVMSTSFLTSSSYNAAGTRTSHDSESGVLSPTVSLLYKPLNNVTLYATYASNVEQGETAPSGTANANEILSPYRDRQVEIGAKYTPLPGFLITATGFRMTRPLAQTDATTNIFAVVGTQRNWGAELFGQGEVTPALSLLGGVTYLDARLVDAIVPGTDDGRVVGVPHWKSDLTADYHPAFAKGFAVTGTLHYESNRAATNIGNSYAPAFATVDLGARYAAHWFGHDEVARLNVINVGDKRYYSSIADGNIVGSPGANTAYLGAPRTVMASIEVDL